In a single window of the Chitinispirillales bacterium genome:
- a CDS encoding diguanylate cyclase, with translation MTENRVKQEKRLHFGVLFSSIDSVSQCEIWYGIVAYAKENNINLTAYVGTYQSKDGAFDTHYETCLSAIKSNDSLDGVILFSGFIAEDIGSEIDKFKEYAKNLYKKIPLVSVSFPISEIPSVLVDNEKGIYCAVDHLIKNHSKKKIAFVRGPYGHPEAEARLEGYKKALKDNGIKFNADYVLPGHFSYETGRAAVAELIDKRKLSFDAIAVSDDEMAIGVVEELNSRNILVPTNIAVTGFDDEVVSEMYIPSLSTVRQAFFDIGVKSVKTLYNQIMKVPVKKVEFIPSLFVMRQSCGCLGGSVIASSVDAEETSKHLNTVYSFVLRKFISCFPKEISSHHVHSWATALVEEITRPEFSKERFLHLFNDILIYYRRYSRDFTIWHEVINILFEGVEFHRKKISNVNVIFSALSSASGIIYDILSREEKFKRLEMDEAKLLMRKTTNKLVLTFDMDAMCEELIESMPEFSIYTVLIGLYKNPVLREDVNADRNIDKVVGFDGQSKISLKHNARYPVSFSNYSTISGFEFEKEHRMLFFIPLFFKDEELGVMLISYNSMNPMDIYETLRINISTAVKGAELLERVKVLSITDEMTGLLNRRGFFQFAHSRIVHLLRRPEIVTLVLFIDMDGLKFINDNYGHKEGDIAISVCARLLRDVLREEDIIGRIGGDEFVVFSSVKKDEDCSYLVNRIRKKFEEYNDEKNHQYMISCSVGAVVLDKTTKENFEAALLKADSVLYAEKSEKKKKGIIRL, from the coding sequence ATGACCGAAAACAGAGTGAAACAGGAGAAACGGCTGCATTTCGGGGTGTTGTTTTCTTCTATAGACAGTGTGAGTCAATGTGAAATTTGGTATGGTATTGTTGCGTATGCCAAAGAAAACAATATTAATTTGACGGCTTATGTAGGAACATATCAATCTAAAGACGGCGCTTTTGATACGCATTATGAAACTTGTCTTTCTGCGATAAAGAGCAACGATTCTTTGGATGGCGTCATTTTATTTTCCGGTTTTATTGCAGAAGACATAGGAAGCGAAATAGATAAATTTAAAGAGTATGCTAAAAACTTATATAAAAAAATTCCTTTGGTATCGGTTTCATTTCCCATATCGGAAATCCCATCGGTTTTGGTCGACAACGAAAAAGGGATCTATTGCGCTGTCGATCATTTGATAAAAAATCATTCAAAAAAGAAAATTGCTTTTGTGCGCGGACCATACGGACATCCGGAGGCTGAAGCGCGTCTTGAAGGATACAAAAAAGCGTTGAAAGACAATGGAATCAAGTTTAACGCCGATTATGTGTTACCGGGGCATTTCAGTTACGAAACCGGCAGGGCGGCGGTTGCTGAATTAATTGACAAGCGCAAATTGTCTTTTGACGCTATAGCGGTTAGCGACGACGAAATGGCGATAGGCGTTGTCGAAGAATTAAACAGCAGAAATATTTTGGTGCCGACAAATATTGCAGTAACCGGATTTGACGACGAAGTAGTTTCGGAAATGTATATTCCGTCTTTGAGTACCGTGCGTCAGGCGTTTTTTGATATAGGGGTTAAAAGTGTGAAAACGCTGTATAATCAGATTATGAAAGTTCCTGTAAAAAAAGTAGAATTCATTCCTTCCTTATTTGTGATGCGTCAGTCGTGCGGGTGTTTGGGCGGATCGGTTATTGCGTCAAGCGTCGACGCGGAAGAAACTTCAAAGCATTTAAATACGGTTTATTCGTTTGTTTTGAGAAAATTTATTTCTTGTTTCCCAAAAGAAATTTCCAGCCATCATGTTCATTCTTGGGCGACTGCCTTAGTTGAAGAAATTACAAGACCGGAATTCTCCAAAGAGCGGTTTTTGCATTTGTTCAACGATATTTTGATTTATTACAGACGGTATTCGCGTGATTTCACAATATGGCATGAGGTTATAAATATTCTTTTTGAAGGAGTGGAATTTCACAGAAAAAAAATTTCTAATGTTAACGTGATTTTTTCCGCTCTTAGTTCGGCTTCGGGTATTATTTACGATATTTTGTCCAGAGAAGAAAAATTCAAAAGATTGGAAATGGACGAGGCGAAATTGTTGATGAGGAAAACGACGAATAAATTGGTATTAACTTTTGATATGGACGCTATGTGCGAAGAATTGATAGAATCGATGCCCGAATTTTCAATTTACACTGTGTTGATAGGTTTGTATAAAAATCCTGTTTTGCGGGAAGATGTTAACGCCGACAGGAATATTGATAAAGTCGTAGGATTTGACGGGCAAAGTAAAATAAGTTTGAAACACAATGCACGATACCCTGTTTCTTTTTCGAATTATTCTACAATAAGCGGGTTTGAATTTGAAAAAGAGCATAGAATGTTGTTTTTCATTCCTCTGTTTTTTAAAGACGAAGAACTTGGCGTAATGCTTATCTCATATAACAGTATGAATCCAATGGATATTTATGAAACGTTGCGCATAAATATATCTACCGCTGTGAAAGGAGCGGAGTTGTTAGAGAGAGTAAAAGTGTTGTCGATTACCGATGAAATGACGGGGCTTTTGAACAGAAGAGGATTTTTTCAGTTCGCTCATTCCAGAATTGTACATTTGTTAAGAAGACCGGAAATAGTAACGCTTGTTTTATTTATCGATATGGACGGACTTAAATTTATTAACGACAACTACGGTCACAAGGAAGGCGATATAGCGATATCGGTTTGTGCGAGATTGCTGCGGGATGTTTTGCGTGAAGAGGACATTATAGGAAGAATAGGCGGGGATGAATTTGTTGTATTTTCTTCCGTTAAAAAAGATGAAGACTGTAGTTATTTAGTAAATAGAATCCGTAAAAAGTTTGAAGAATACAACGATGAAAAAAATCATCAGTATATGATTTCATGCAGTGTCGGAGCTGTGGTTTTGGATAAAACGACGAAAGAGAATTTTGAAGCCGCTTTATTAAAAGCCGACAGCGTTCTTTACGCCGAAAAAAGCGAAAAAAAGAAAAAAGGGATTATCCGTTTATAA